The DNA region TATAGACCTAATGGTAATCGTATTTTCACTTGTATGTGCATGGTTTGTCCGCTTTCAGAGCAATTTATTTATTCATGAGCCTAATTTAGGTTTTGGGTACTATATGTTATCCCTTTTAGTCATTATACCATTATATATTTTATTATATTCTGTTTTTGGTTTATATACTCCTCAAAGGACTAAAAGCGTTAGATCACTGCCTGTAAATATCATTAAAGCAAATGTTATGGGATTATTAATGCTTGTAACGTTCCTTTTTATAATTGAACAAATTGATTACTCCAGGTATTTACTTGCATTATTTGCCTTATTCAGTACAGTATTTTCCAGTATTGAAAGAATCATATTTAGACAATCACTTCGGTTTATACGCAGCAAGGGTTTTAATATTAAATATATTTTAATGGTAGGGGGAGGAGTACTAGGTGAACAGGTTGCAACTAAACTCAATCAGCGTGAATATCTGGGATATAATATAATTGGATTTTTAGATGATAATATTGAAAAAGGACATAAGATTGCGAATTCTCAAGTAATAGGAAACATTGATGACTTATGTGATGTTATTTTAACAAACCAGATAGATAAGGTAATTATAACAATATCTCCAAGACATTCTGCTCTATTAGAATCTATAATAGATTTATGTGAAAGGTATGGTGTAAAAGCAGAAATTGTACCTGATTATTATAGGTACTTCCCTGCAAAACACTATATCGATATGATAGATGATATTCCAATTATAGATATTAGATACGTTCCTCTTGATAGTTCGTTTAAAAAAATTGTTAAAAGAATTTCAGATCTTTTATTTGCTATAACTGGCATTATACTTCTTTCGCCGGTTCTGATTTTAACAGCGGTTATAATAAAATTAAGTTCTCCGGGACCAGTTATATTTAAACAGGAAAGGATAGGGTTTAACAGGAGGAAATTTGTAATGTATAAGTTCCGTAGTATGAAGATTCAGGACGAAGAAGCAGAAAAAAATCAATGGACAGTTAAAGATGACCCCCGTACCACTAAATTTGGTTCATTTATCCGGAAAACAAGTATTGATGAACTTCCGCAGCTTTTTAACATATTAAAAGGAGATATGAGCTTAATAGGCCCTAGACCTGAGCGCCCTTATTTTGTAGAAAAGTTCCGCGAGGAAGTTCCAGATTACATGATTAAACATCATGTACGTCCTGGGATGAGTGGTTGGGCTCAAGTACATGGGTGGAGAGGAAATACTTCCATCAAAAAACGGATAGAATTTGATATCTATTATGTGGAAAACTGGACTTTAATTTTAGATATAAAAATATTTTTAATGACTTTAATCCAGGGTTTTGTCAATAAGAATGCTTATTAACTGATTTTTGATTGAAGTAATACATTTATTTATTACTAAAGATTATATGACATGAGTTACTACTACTATTTTTATTAATTCAAAGATAAATTGAAGGTTAAAATATGTCATGGAAAAAGAAAATTGCTATTATTATTCTACTTATTTTTATTGCAGGTATTTTATTTGTAGCTTATGAATATCAAACTACGTCTTCAGATCTAAATGTGCTGGAAGGGGATCATAACATACTTATTCTCTGTGCAGACCCTTCAGAAAAGAGGCCGGGTATTGGGGCTGTAGATATGGCTTTTGTAGTCCATACACATGATGGAAATATTGAAAATGTAACGCCAATATATCCTGGCGGTATGGCCCATCCAACTGCTTCACCTCCGGAGTATCTAAAGGAAACACAGGGTGTAACCAAGCTTTATCTCCATGATTCCCTATGGGATGCTAATGTAGAAACTGGAACTAAGCTAGCTCAAGAGATCGTTCAATACAATACTGGTTATAAAACAGATGTTGTTGTAGTGGTAACTCCTGATGCTATAGATGCGTTGATAAATGCTATTGGACCAATATATGTTAATGGCACAGATGTTACGGGTAGTTCTATAGCTTTCGTACGAAATGAACAGTATAATGAAAATATGAGTAGGGGTGAAGCTGTAAAATCTGTTATGAATCCTATGATAGATGCTATAAAGGATAAAAGTAAATTTTCTGCATTTTTACAGGCAGCTACTGCCCAATATGCCTTAGGAAACATAGTAGTTGTACCAAAAGATGCATTTGTAAAGATAGCTATTGCATATGGGTTTAAATCTTTACTTTAATTTGTTGAATTGAAAATCTTTAAAAAAAGTCCCTCAGAATCCCTTAAAATCTTCGATTTTGTAACTGCAAACACAACGTGTTCGCATGTTTCGTGGCTCCGAGACAAAGCTTGCGGGGCACTGTCAAAAATCGTAGATTTTTGACGCCTGCAAAAACCTTTGTTTTTGCGGCCGAGGAAATTTATTTCCTCCGGCATAGAAAAATGCTGTGCATTTTTCTCCAGCTTTGTTTCGCGCGTCCAAAGGACTTTTAGTCTTTTGATGTTTGCAAAACTTTTGGTTTTGCAACCGTAAAAAATCGTAGATTTTTTACATGCTCAAACGCTTTGCGTTTGATAGTCCCAAAAAAATCAAAGATTTTTTGGGGATTTTGACAGTTTTTTGAATGATACTCTTCTATTTTTTTTCAGAATTATATCTTTAATTTAGAGTATTGCATATTGGCATAATTATCACAAATAGAAACAATAAATTACCTGAAAATATTTAATATCGTTTAAAGTATAATCATAAATTATGCTTTGAAATTTATGTAAAAATCTGCTTAAATAGTAGTATTATTTGTGCAATACTACTAGTATTATATAATACGTTAACAAATTTAACTAATGTATAATAGTAAGGTGTTTTGATGTCATCAGACAGTAATAGGGGCAAGTCATTTGATCTAAATTTCTTTGAAAATCTAAAAAGATCAAATGATGACCATGGATATTTAATATGTCATAAATGTTATGGATATTATCCTCTTAAAGAAAATGAATCACCAGATGATTTTTTAGAATGTGAATGTGGTAGTGATCTGGAATTTTATGAAGATATTGATGATTTTATAAAGATCAAAGATTCAAAAGACTTAAATGGGGATAACTCTGGGACAGTGAACGGTAATTATGATGAACTGCAGGAAATAGAAAATGCCCTTAAAAGCAAATCTGAGAAGAGAAAAAAGTTTTTTGAAGATTTATCAATGCGTATTAAAATGCAGGAAGACATATTGGCTGAGATTAATTATGGAGAAAACGGACTATGGGATACACTTGAAGAAAAAACTTTAGATGAAAGCATCATTGAAACTGCTGCTGTAAATATGGTTGTACAGGAAAATAATTTTTTATCACATGTTAAAAAGCAGCGGTCAAGGGTAGAACATGCAGAAAGCCATTATTTTACAAAAATAAGTGCAACTTTATTTATTATAACTGCGTTTGTGCTTTTATTTTTATATGCAACGACTTAAAATCATGTTCTTTATTTTAAGTAATAGTTTAAAATTTAGAAAAGGGTTTAAACCCATAACGGATATAAAAACTAAAAAAAGTTTTAAACTTTTATTGCTTTTTCTACAGCTTCCAGTGTTTTTTGAATATCTTCATTATCATGCATGGATGATATGAAACAGCATTCAAACTGTGATGGTGGGATAAAAACTCCATTTTTAAGTAAAGTCTGGAAATACTGGTTGAACTTTTCAGTGTCTGCAGATTTAGCAGTGTCATAATCATATACTTCTTTATCTGTAAAGTATAACTGGAACATGGAGCTTAAACCAACTATTTTAAAGTTCAGATTATTATCAGAGAGTATATCTTGAATTCCAGTTCTTATCATCTTTCCTTTTCTTTTTGATTCTGCATAAAAATCATCATTAAGCTGGTTTAACATTGCAAGTCCTGCAGTAATTGACACGGGATTTCCATTAAATGTCCCTGCCTGATAAACAGTGCCCGCTGGAGCTATCATTTCCATAAACTCTTTTTTACCTGCTAAAGCACCGATAGGGAATCCTCCACCAAGAATTTTACCGAAAGTTACAAGATCTGGAGTTACTCCGAAATATTCTTGAGCTCCACCTTCAGCTATTCTAAAACCAGTGATAACTTCATCAAATATTAAGATAATATTATTTTGACCTGTTATTTGACGTAAAAATTTTAAATAGTCTTCTTTTGGGGGAATAAAACCTACATTTCCCATTATGGGTTCTACAATTATGGCTGCAATGTCATTTTTTTCTCTTTCTATTAAATCTACCACAGCTTCTTTATCGTTAAAAGGTATTAAAACTGTATTTTTTGTTGTATCTTCTGGCACGCCTGGTGAATCTGGCAATCCTGCAGCTCCAGAACCTGATTTTACGAGAACGTAATCATGTGCTCCGTGATAGGACCCTTCAAATTTGATGATCTTTTTTTTACCGGTGGCTGCTCTTGCGAGTCTTATTGCACTCATTGTTGCTTCTGTACCTGAATTTACAAACCGAACCATGTCGGCACATGGTACTTTTTTAATTACAAGTTTTGCAAGCTTAATTTCATTTTCTGTAGGAACACCATATGCTGAACCAATTTTAAGCTGTTCTGCAACTTTGCCCATTATTTTTTCGTTTGCATGACCTAAAACGAGAGGTCCATATGCGAGGCAGTAATCTATATATGAATTTCCATCAACATCTATTATTTTTGAACCTTTTGCTTCTTTTGCAAAGAAGGGATATGGTTTATAAGCTCTAACAGGAGAATCTACTCCTCCTGGAAGATAATTTTGGGCTTCTTTGAATAATTCTTCAGATTTCATATTTTTAACTCCTTATCTTGTTAGCTAACTTGGGTAAGTTTGAAATAATTAAATGTAATTTAGTTAGGGGTTTACATGTATGGTGTACTATTTAAACTAATTTTTCAAGTCCAATAAGCGAATTTGCAATGGCCACTGCAACTGGGGTCCCGCCTTTTGGCCCTTTGGTTATAATATGGGGTATTTTAGTTTTTGCAAGTGCTTCTTTAGATTCTGCAGCACCGACAAATCCGACTGGGGCCCCTGCAATGGATTTCGCTTTCATACCTTCATTTTCAACCAGATTTATAGCTTCAAAAAGTGCTGTGGGAGCGTTTCCAATTACAATAATCCCATCAAAACCCTCTTCATGTGCAACACGCATTGCAGCGGCTGCTCGAGTTATTTGTTCTTCTTTTGCAAGTTTAATGGCATCTTCATGGCTGATATAGCACTTTATTTCACCTTCATATTTATTTATTCCAACTTTGACCATATTTATGTCTGTAAGAATATCTTTCCTGGCTTTAATTGCTTTTATACTTTCATCTACAAAATCAGAAGATACTCTGCTGATATCTGCATATTCAGGATCTG from Methanobacterium bryantii includes:
- the hemL gene encoding glutamate-1-semialdehyde 2,1-aminomutase; this encodes MKSEELFKEAQNYLPGGVDSPVRAYKPYPFFAKEAKGSKIIDVDGNSYIDYCLAYGPLVLGHANEKIMGKVAEQLKIGSAYGVPTENEIKLAKLVIKKVPCADMVRFVNSGTEATMSAIRLARAATGKKKIIKFEGSYHGAHDYVLVKSGSGAAGLPDSPGVPEDTTKNTVLIPFNDKEAVVDLIEREKNDIAAIIVEPIMGNVGFIPPKEDYLKFLRQITGQNNIILIFDEVITGFRIAEGGAQEYFGVTPDLVTFGKILGGGFPIGALAGKKEFMEMIAPAGTVYQAGTFNGNPVSITAGLAMLNQLNDDFYAESKRKGKMIRTGIQDILSDNNLNFKIVGLSSMFQLYFTDKEVYDYDTAKSADTEKFNQYFQTLLKNGVFIPPSQFECCFISSMHDNEDIQKTLEAVEKAIKV
- a CDS encoding cobalt-precorrin-8 methylmutase; this encodes MGNDSIFMGASTKQGYDIASKSREIVRSLIADKIKDLSPAEQRIVERIVHSTADPEYADISRVSSDFVDESIKAIKARKDILTDINMVKVGINKYEGEIKCYISHEDAIKLAKEEQITRAAAAMRVAHEEGFDGIIVIGNAPTALFEAINLVENEGMKAKSIAGAPVGFVGAAESKEALAKTKIPHIITKGPKGGTPVAVAIANSLIGLEKLV
- a CDS encoding undecaprenyl-phosphate glucose phosphotransferase, whose amino-acid sequence is MIRQNQRFFNLALVIIDLMVIVFSLVCAWFVRFQSNLFIHEPNLGFGYYMLSLLVIIPLYILLYSVFGLYTPQRTKSVRSLPVNIIKANVMGLLMLVTFLFIIEQIDYSRYLLALFALFSTVFSSIERIIFRQSLRFIRSKGFNIKYILMVGGGVLGEQVATKLNQREYLGYNIIGFLDDNIEKGHKIANSQVIGNIDDLCDVILTNQIDKVIITISPRHSALLESIIDLCERYGVKAEIVPDYYRYFPAKHYIDMIDDIPIIDIRYVPLDSSFKKIVKRISDLLFAITGIILLSPVLILTAVIIKLSSPGPVIFKQERIGFNRRKFVMYKFRSMKIQDEEAEKNQWTVKDDPRTTKFGSFIRKTSIDELPQLFNILKGDMSLIGPRPERPYFVEKFREEVPDYMIKHHVRPGMSGWAQVHGWRGNTSIKKRIEFDIYYVENWTLILDIKIFLMTLIQGFVNKNAY
- a CDS encoding DUF4012 domain-containing protein; protein product: MSWKKKIAIIILLIFIAGILFVAYEYQTTSSDLNVLEGDHNILILCADPSEKRPGIGAVDMAFVVHTHDGNIENVTPIYPGGMAHPTASPPEYLKETQGVTKLYLHDSLWDANVETGTKLAQEIVQYNTGYKTDVVVVVTPDAIDALINAIGPIYVNGTDVTGSSIAFVRNEQYNENMSRGEAVKSVMNPMIDAIKDKSKFSAFLQAATAQYALGNIVVVPKDAFVKIAIAYGFKSLL